From Halapricum desulfuricans, a single genomic window includes:
- a CDS encoding PPC domain-containing DNA-binding protein, whose amino-acid sequence MDYREVEGTREFVARLAHGEDWRAQIEDFARAEEIEAAFFVGLGAVQDAKLLYYDQTDLEYYPMEFDEPLEVAACIGNVSLLEGDPFAHTHAVLSRADGSTVAGHLDAGTVFAGELYVRAFEESLERAHDEPTDLDLWPL is encoded by the coding sequence ATGGATTATCGCGAAGTCGAGGGAACCCGCGAGTTCGTCGCGCGTCTCGCACACGGCGAGGACTGGCGCGCACAGATCGAGGACTTCGCACGTGCGGAAGAGATCGAGGCCGCCTTTTTCGTCGGTCTGGGTGCCGTTCAAGACGCGAAACTGCTGTACTACGATCAGACCGATCTGGAGTATTATCCGATGGAGTTCGACGAACCGCTGGAGGTCGCCGCCTGCATTGGAAACGTCTCGCTGCTCGAGGGCGACCCGTTCGCACACACCCACGCCGTTCTCTCGCGAGCGGACGGCTCGACCGTTGCGGGCCACCTCGATGCCGGAACGGTCTTCGCGGGTGAACTGTACGTCCGGGCCTTCGAGGAGTCGCTCGAACGCGCCCACGACGAACCGACCGATCTCGATCTCTGGCCGCTATGA
- a CDS encoding DUF2073 domain-containing protein — MAEVKAPDDTDGVQIDMISGQRMEGLTSMEKIRIILDGVREGNIVILEEGLTPDEESRLIEVTMTEISPDEFNGIEIESYPQSGDDEGSFLGRLMGKDSTPNKLTVIGPADQIETLHKDETLISALVSRN, encoded by the coding sequence ATGGCAGAAGTCAAAGCACCAGACGACACTGACGGCGTGCAGATCGACATGATCAGCGGTCAGCGCATGGAGGGCCTGACCAGCATGGAGAAGATCCGGATCATCCTCGACGGCGTCCGCGAGGGCAACATCGTAATCCTGGAAGAAGGGCTCACTCCGGACGAGGAATCGCGACTGATCGAAGTGACGATGACCGAGATCAGCCCCGACGAGTTCAACGGAATCGAGATCGAGAGCTATCCACAGTCCGGCGACGACGAGGGCAGCTTCCTCGGACGCCTGATGGGGAAAGACTCGACACCGAACAAGTTGACCGTCATCGGGCCGGCCGATCAGATCGAGACCCTCCACAAGGACGAAACGCTCATCAGCGCACTCGTCTCCCGGAACTGA
- a CDS encoding OapC/ArvC family zinc-ribbon domain-containing protein: MPHQCTTCGHVFEDGSKEMLSGCPECGGTKFQFHPEGTDIPEQPPADVEPPDRPDAEEGVTGTVGNAAATVRNLVGGPSSTGSEGADSSEVNSPPASSSPAASSTPGDRDPSEENVAGVALDDRSDDTATDAGTESPADPPTGEDAAQASARSDIVSSDELPDTDSTTPAVEDGTVVEEPDDDRPDLSELREELNDQFESIKVVEPGQYELNLMELYDREEYIIALQEDGKYSIQVPDRWQD, from the coding sequence ATGCCACACCAGTGTACCACCTGCGGGCACGTGTTCGAGGACGGCTCCAAGGAGATGCTCTCCGGCTGTCCGGAGTGTGGCGGCACGAAGTTCCAGTTCCACCCCGAGGGGACCGATATCCCTGAACAGCCGCCGGCTGACGTCGAACCGCCGGATCGACCGGATGCCGAAGAGGGTGTCACCGGAACGGTCGGCAACGCTGCCGCGACCGTCCGGAACCTAGTCGGCGGGCCCTCCTCGACCGGAAGCGAAGGTGCCGATTCGAGTGAGGTGAACTCGCCCCCGGCATCTTCGAGTCCCGCCGCGTCGTCGACGCCCGGGGATCGAGATCCGTCCGAGGAGAACGTCGCCGGCGTCGCCCTCGACGACCGGTCCGACGACACGGCTACCGATGCGGGTACGGAGTCACCTGCCGATCCCCCGACCGGAGAAGACGCCGCTCAGGCCAGCGCCCGCTCGGACATCGTCAGCTCGGACGAGCTCCCGGACACCGACTCGACGACACCGGCTGTGGAAGACGGCACTGTCGTCGAGGAACCCGACGACGACCGCCCCGATCTCTCGGAACTCCGGGAGGAACTCAACGATCAGTTCGAGTCGATCAAGGTCGTCGAACCCGGCCAGTACGAACTCAACCTCATGGAACTGTACGACCGCGAGGAGTACATCATCGCGCTACAGGAGGACGGCAAGTACTCCATCCAGGTGCCCGATCGCTGGCAGGACTGA
- a CDS encoding Era-like GTP-binding protein, whose product MGLLTGLRDSISRAASSLFSEQDPKRIGIYGPPNAGKTTLANRIARDWTEHGDAVGPESHIPHETRRARRKENVEIERNGKSVSIDIVDTPGVTTKVDYTEFLDHDMEKEDAVRRSREATEGVAEAMHWLREDVDGVIYVLDSAEDPFTQVNTMLIGIIESQDLPVLIFANKIDLEDSSVQRIRNAFPQHETVPLSALEGDNMDEVYDKIAEYFG is encoded by the coding sequence ATGGGACTGCTCACAGGACTCAGAGACAGCATTTCCCGTGCAGCTTCGTCGCTGTTCTCTGAACAGGACCCGAAACGTATCGGCATCTACGGGCCGCCAAACGCCGGCAAGACGACGCTGGCGAACCGGATCGCTCGTGACTGGACGGAACACGGTGACGCCGTCGGACCGGAGAGTCACATTCCACACGAGACCCGACGCGCCCGTCGGAAAGAGAACGTCGAGATCGAACGGAACGGCAAGTCCGTCTCGATCGACATCGTCGACACGCCAGGTGTGACGACGAAAGTCGATTACACGGAGTTCCTCGATCACGACATGGAGAAAGAGGACGCGGTCCGTCGCTCCAGGGAAGCCACTGAAGGCGTCGCCGAGGCGATGCACTGGCTTCGCGAGGACGTCGACGGCGTGATCTACGTGCTGGACAGCGCCGAGGATCCGTTCACGCAGGTCAACACGATGTTGATCGGCATCATCGAGAGTCAGGACCTGCCCGTGTTGATCTTCGCGAACAAGATCGACCTGGAGGACTCCTCGGTCCAGCGCATCCGCAACGCGTTTCCCCAGCACGAGACGGTGCCTCTCTCCGCGCTGGAAGGCGACAATATGGACGAGGTCTACGACAAGATCGCGGAGTACTTCGGGTGA